A region of the Pungitius pungitius chromosome 8, fPunPun2.1, whole genome shotgun sequence genome:
TCGGGTCCCCGGCGGCTGAGCCGAGGGGGGGATGTATCGCGCTTTTGGACCACCGTCCTTTCCAAAAAACACTAAATCTCACACCTGCTCAGTAGCTGTTTAAGCAACGCTccaggagaagggaggggggggcagggcatcAGGAAGGTGAGATCCCACCTAACGGACAGACACACATGAATCACAGTCTAAAGGGGCCTTCCGCGTTGAATGGACGGCTGCTGTGTATCATCGAGGTTTAgtgggaaaaggagaaaaaaaagaaaggagaaggaaagaTCAGTGAGGGGAGAGGACTAACAACGTGTCGGCCATGTCGGCTCACAGTTGGAGAGCCAAGTACTGCCTTCTGCCATTTGGGATCGCCATGGAAACAACCAAATGCACAGCCAGCACTCTCATCAGCTTCTATCTCAACACACTGCGGGCTTCTAAGTTCTACGTCTCTCCTactgcaaagaaagaaaaaatggatcCAAAAAGATTATAAAACATACAAGAACGTTTTCGAGCGCAGGTTTTGATTTTTAGGTTTGATTAAAGGTGACACATGGCATTATGTGGAGGATGTGGAGAGGAATGGCAATGGGTGACATCAGTGTTATATACCACTGCCGGATAGAACATGTATGCATGAACACAGACTGGTATGACACCAGTTGGATCTAATGTCATGCATCTCTACATTCTACTACATTGTGTTACATTATTATGAAATAAGGCCTTGCAGCACAGGTCAGCGGCAGCGAGCGACCAACATGTAACGTTCCTGGAGGGTAAATGACGCACGATTCACACACTTCGTACCGCTGTTGCATACGGATTCATTGGGATCGGCCGCTAGCGGAAACCccatttcccccccaccccgtcccaTCCACCTGCCACCTGTCCAGAAGACACACACTTACGACCACAGGCCATGTGTCACCCctttgccccctcccctcccctcctctcacctGCTCTGTGCGCTTCGCCTAGGCGGACCTCGGTGATGCTGCTCGGGTCACTCTGAGACCTCCCCCGCTGCACCACGCGATCCTCCTGCAGCCCGTCCCGCGATGCCATGGCAACGGGAAAAGCGAAGAAAGGTATTTACAAGAGCGAGGGCCGTGATCGGCGGCGGCCAAGGTCACCGGCATCAAGCGGAGGAGCAGGTTTGTAACGTGGCCGAATCGCTGCTGCAGACGCAGCTCCCGGACCCCGACAGCGCAGCAGTGCTGGGGAAATCCATTACGCGCGCAGCACCACGATGTCTCCTTCAGGGGCTGCTCGGAAAACACTGCTTTCTGTGATCCGAACTCGACCAGACGTCTATTTGGGTGTTAGACTAATTACCGCTGGACTAATTAAAGAGATGATGTCGTGGGGACAGACAAAGGATCCGATGAAATATACGATGTGAGTCACTCCATTGATTTCTCAGGAGAAGCTTGCTTGAGAACTAAAATGAGTGAAGTTTTCCCGTCCACAGAAAGCTAGACTCCACAGTGGATGCCGATGTATCCCCAACAAACATCTGCAAAAGAGCTAAAGAAACCTGTTGTTCACTTGCATTCCTCGTGTTTCTCGGCGTTGAGGTTCGCCCCTTTTAAGCAATTTTGCGCTGTCAAACCTGAGGCCAAAATGTCCTACAGCCTTTGAAGGCAACGTTGTATTCACGTCCGCTTGAGCTTCGGAGAACGTTGGGATTTCTTTTATGACATATTCCACCGGAACGGAATCACCTGTGATGATTGAATAAAACGTGTCGGAAATCAACGTGATCACATCTATACACGTGATCACATGCACTAAAGCGGcattaaattactttttgtattttctttgcgTTTGAAAAGGTAGTGTTTTCCATCTAAAACAAAGgagctaaaataaaaatgtattttcaaaaatgatgaataaatttGTGCAAAACTTGTATTGTCCATAAATATCCCCTATACTCTTTTAAGCACCTGGTTCACAGGATGGGTCaagtttatattgtttttaaactaaTTTGGTCTTGTTGGTACAACAATATTTCTCCCTACAATTACAAATCCTCAACGTTTTTTAGTCTGGAATTCCAATAAAGCTTGGCAGGAGGAGTAGGGGAGCCCTGGCAAAGTCTAAATAAGTTGACTGAAACTTTTGTCAGTAATGCACGTATCATATATGCAAAAAACGTATCAAATCTAAATCTACTTAAATCTAAATCTGATCTTAAGCCTCCTAACACCAGTCCACAAACCGATTGGTGACATCATTCAATGATAATATAAATTGGGTTCTAAATTGAGTATAAGTCAGCCCAACAACAGTGGGTGGTTGAGCATGCAGCCATAACTTTCATTGAAAATACAATGTCATTTTCTGCAGAGAGTTAAAAAGTCAGCCGTGGACAAACAGTAAGATGCACCAATTGCACGGTTATCCCACTGTAGATAGCAACCAGGAAGCCAAGTGAACACATTGACAATACTCTATGTAATGTCTTCAGTGTGGTGTTCCTCAACGGTCAATACCGGGGCACTTTGTCGTTTAGCTTTTAAATGATTGAGATGCCTTTAATCCACCAACCTGCTGGCAAACAAATGCATGCTGATCACATAGTTcttatgcaaaaacaaaacgtaAAAAACTGCTACCATTGACTTGATGTTGTtgttaaaagaaatataaataagaAGGCCAGTGCTAATAAATTCAACCTGGCTCACTAGACATACAAGAAAATACCAGAATACctgtaatttattttatattgtattgCATTGTATTATACTGTTACGTATTGTGCTGGCTGGAGCATAGTTTTGACATCAGTGGGCCACTCATTTGTAatcaaatgtgttattttgtataTCATGTTAGCCAAGTGAAAAATGTCACCTCACATGCCACACCAGCTGGTGGCAGAACTGCTCCTCAATGCGTTATTTTCCAACCTCAGAAACcccccaaagaagaagaagtaagtactcgcagacaggaggaaaagaagaagaagaaaacattttttttttttaaaacatggcgACGAAGGAGGCCGGTGAGAGTGAGCACACAACTTCAACCCCTGAAAATGACCTCAGGAGCGTGCTGGTCACCAGCGTGCTCAACCTGGAGGAGCTCGACGTGGACCTGTACAGGTAACCGCCTGTCACTTCGCCTACACGACAGCTTCCGGTGCGACACAGCAATTGGTTTTTAAACGAACTAGTAGGGCGTCAATTATCGCGTGCGTGAGGCAGGTGTGTGGTGGGCGTGGCCTCAGGGGTTCCGTGTCCGGCAGGCAGGGAATAAACATCCGGTCGATCGCTTCGATCACAGATGACTGTCAACTTAACCTGTGATTCAACGTGTGGAGGATTTAACATCAGATTTAAGCTCTCCATCCTCATTACGAGACGTGTTCCTCCAGAGGAGACATGATGTTTAGCTCTCATTCTGATACGATGGTCGATAAAGACCTACACACGGGTCAGCGATGGGACATTAAGATGCTGATCacatctgacctttgacctctggttGAAAACTGTAAGTGTAATATTCATTCACACTAGTAAATTAACGGGCCCACCTGACGTTACTTAACTGTACCGTGTCTGATTTAGTAACACGGTAACTTCCCGGTGTGACACGGGAATATTAAACTATAGCTCTAGCTATAAAACACAGTTGAGGGTTAAAATATGAACGCTTTGAAGGACAATACTTCAATGGGCTTTTTACGGCTGCCGTGTAAGACTAATGCATTTTGTCACAAGACCCAATAAAACCCTTCTGACTACAGTGATCCCTGGAGGTTACGTTCAGTGAGACTACACTACCTCTATTTCAATTGCTTCtctattccccccccacccccccccagagggACGCACCACTGGGTGCCCCGCAGTCAACGTCTGTTTGGGGGCCAAATTGTGGGCCAGGCCCTCGTGGCCGCCGCCAAATCTGTCGGTGACAAACTCTTCGCCCATTCTCTCCACTGCTACTTTGTACGAGCGGGTAAGACGAGgcgttcttttctttttcttttttgttttacacgGGTGAGGGTGCTCGTAGATCTATGAATTGAATAATTGGACCAAAGGCTTCTCACATTCCAATCCATGAGATTATCCGGTGAATGCGATGGAATCTGTCCCAGCTGCCATTTTTCAGcacaaatgtcttttgtttttttccaggcgATCCTAAGGTTCCGGTGCTGTACCAGGTGGAGCGCACCAGAGACGGGCGCAGTTTTGCGGTGCGCTCCGTGAAGGCGATCCAGCACGGGCAGCCCATCCTCACGTGCCAGGCCTCGTTCCACATGCAGCAGCCGAGTCCCCTGCAGCACCAGTTCACCATGCCGCTGGTCCCGCAGCCCGAGGACCTGCTCaccgtggaggagctcattcaCCTTTACCTCAGGTAAACTCGCTGGGGTTGGGTTTAACATTTTTGTGTTGGGATCCTGTTACGGATTCATTCCAACCATCCGCTGGTTGGTTTGTCCTTCCAACGTGATGATTGTCATCAAAGTACAATTTCTCCAAGaaagctaaactacaaagtgccATCAAATGTGCTATAAAGGGCTAAATATTTCAGGTTTAGTTGGcagaggtgtgtttttagtttgctTCAGAGCCAAGATTCGACTACAGTGCAGTTCATTCAATTTCCCTGTCCTTGGGCGTAGCACTGTTGTTTAATCTTCATTAAATCAAATGAACGTGGCTCGGGTACGAGGACATTTCTCAGGCTTCTCTTGATggagttaaaaaataaagcagaaataaaaacgGAAATAGCAGCAGATAAATTAGAAGGTACTGTTTAAATAGAATTTGGAGAAACCTGCTGGTATCACACTTTTGTAATCTGCATTTCCTTGTGTTGCTCCACAGTAAACCAGACCTGGCAGAGAAATCAAAGCAAGGTCTGAACAAACTGCTGGCCAACGAGGTCCCCATTGAGATCAAGCCAGTGAACCCCCCACACTCTTACAGGCGCACTGCAAGCGAGCCCAAGAAGCTGTTTTGGGTGCGAGCGCGAGGACACATCGGTAAAGTGGGCAAAGTAACCTTTTACTTTCATTTCTGCTCCTCTGGGGAGTTGTTCTTTGAAATGCATGGCCTTCAGTCTGCATTCTTCTGTTTAAATGTGCCCGTATGCCAAGTCTATGGGTATGTTaaatgattgatgatgatgatgaagatgaagccaATCATCTAGGACGTAAAAAAACGCAACCAATTTCTCGGcctgaaatgtacatttttctttgaaatcCACTCCCCATGTATCCTCATCGCCTCCCAAAAGCACaaaacccattaaaaaaaaaaaaaaaaccctgacgTGGCCCCACGGCCTCCACTGAAGTTTCCTCTTCCGTCAACACTGCAGTTTATGTCGTAATCTCAAAGTGAGCATGtgtaaaacaattttcattAGGTAGTGTTtaattcctttgtgtgtgtccccctcTGCAGGCGAAGGCAACATGAAGCTGCATTGCTGCGTTGCCGCCTACGTGTCCGACTTTGCGCTGCTGGGCACGGCGCTGCTGCCCTACCCCAACCACAGGGTGCACTTCCTGGCCTCCCTGGACCACGCCATGTGGTTCCACAGCACATTCCGCGCCGACGAGTGGATGCTGTACGAGTGCGAGAGCCCCTGGGCAGGTCAGTGTAGCTCGGTGCGCCACGTACGTTTTTATTTGTGGAGAGCAGGGTCGAAAAAAAGGCTGTGACGCTAAAGATGTAGACTCTGCTTCATTTTTGGTGTTTCGGGGGTTTGCTCTAGTGAGCGTTTTGTTTAGTTATGGGATGACTTTCAAATGTTTCGTGTGGATTTATTAAAATGAGGATGAGACCCGCGCTGGGTAGGAGGTCAGCAGGCATCCGGATGCTGCAGTGTAAAGTACTGGAGGTCAGACTGGCTGCATACAGCACGTGCCCATGTGATTGTTAAGGTCTTCATGATAAACATTAGGAATCGAGCTACGAAATATTCAGAGCCATGAGCAGTGAATATTTACCAGGGAGCCTTTGTTTTAACAAATTGGGACACTCAAATTtggaattgtttttcattttgcattctCTAGTCAAATGTTCACACTCTTTTATTAGTCTTTACTGGCATATTTTGAACTGGGTGCTGCGTGTGGTTTGTGTCGTGTCCCACAGGGGGGAGCAGAGCGCTGGTCCAGGGCCGACTGTGGAGAAGAGACGGGGTGCTGGCCGCCTCGTGCTCCCAGGAGGGCGTCCTGAGAGTGAAGGAAGTGTCCAGCAAACTTTAAGCACATTCATGACACTTACTTTATTTGTGGTTGATcacataaatattgtttttaactAATGTTccaattatttaatttataacaaagacatttataaaatatattttattaggaAAATGCTCAAACCTAACGTTTTTTCCACTTAAtaaacatcattttttaatagATGAATTCTGGTGTTTGTTAGTATTCTCATAATGAAGTTCATGCTCGTATCTACTTATCCTTCTACAATCTACCACAAAAACATAAACCAACAGTTCCCATGTATCCAACTGACCTGAAAGTTCACCAAGGTAGAAACTTGGATGCTATAACATCAGGATACCTGCCTTTCTTAAATGCAACTATCCCAGCAGCTGACACATGGGTGCCCCCCACCTCCCATTTTGTAAAGATCTGACTTTCAAAAAGGAATAAAGCAAGTTAATAGAATGCAGAGAGAAGGACAGTGAAGGGGAGGAACAGCCTGATCCTCAAGTATTgattggaaaaataacaaattatt
Encoded here:
- the acot8 gene encoding acyl-coenzyme A thioesterase 8 — translated: MATKEAGESEHTTSTPENDLRSVLVTSVLNLEELDVDLYRGTHHWVPRSQRLFGGQIVGQALVAAAKSVGDKLFAHSLHCYFVRAGDPKVPVLYQVERTRDGRSFAVRSVKAIQHGQPILTCQASFHMQQPSPLQHQFTMPLVPQPEDLLTVEELIHLYLSKPDLAEKSKQGLNKLLANEVPIEIKPVNPPHSYRRTASEPKKLFWVRARGHIGEGNMKLHCCVAAYVSDFALLGTALLPYPNHRVHFLASLDHAMWFHSTFRADEWMLYECESPWAGGSRALVQGRLWRRDGVLAASCSQEGVLRVKEVSSKL